The DNA window GTCCAGGATCAGCCCCTGGAACTTGCTCTTGATATCCTTCTTCGCCCAGAGCTTCTGCGCCGCCGCGGGGGAGAGCTTGAGCATCATCCCGCCCATGCCATAGGCGCTGCTGACATAGAGATGCCGGTCGCGGTAGACCGGGGTGGTCGAGTTCACGCCGTAGCTGGTGTTCCAGGCTTCCCGCCAGATCGTAGCGCCGGTCTGGGGGTTCATTCCCAGGACGGCGTCGGCGGCGAAGACGACGAGCTGTTTCGTGCCATCGACATCGACGACCATCGGATGGGCATAGCTCCCTGATCCCGTCGCCTGGCTCTTCCAGGCGAGTTCGCCGGTCTCGACACTCAGGGCGACGGCGATGCTCGCGCCGCCGCCGGCCTGCACGATAACCTTGCCGTCGTAGATCAGCGGGCTCGACGCGGTTCCCCATTGCGGCGTCTCTCCGCCGACGGCCGCCAGCGCGTTTTTCTTCCAGACCGGCTTGCCGGACCTGATATCCCGGCACGCCACTTCGCCCAATCCGCCATAGGTATAGATGCGATCGCCCACCACGGCTGGCGTGGCGCGCGTGCCTTCGTAATCCTTCGTCCAACCGGCGTCGGATTCGTCGGTCCAGACCAGTTCCCCGGTCTGGGCGTTGAAGCAGCTCAGGTTGTCCTTGCCCTTGTTGAGCGAGAACAGATACAGGCGGTCCCCGACAGCGATCGGACTGGAGAAGCCCAATCCGACATCGGCCGTCCAGAGCCGCTTGAGGCCTTCCGTCGGCCAGGCGTCGCCGACCGCTTCACGGCTGATGCCGTCGCCACGAGGGCCGCGCCAGGCCGGCCAATCTTCGACGGCGGCGAACTTCTCGCCTTCGGCCGGCTTGTAGGTCTGCCGCACGCCGATGGACGTGTTGAGGTCCTGTCCCCGACATCCGCCCAGCCGCCCCAACAGCAGCGCGCCGCTGACGCAGGCCAGGACAACCGTCACGCTGATCCACCAGACGTTCTTCATCGCAAAAATCTCCCAAGGCAAGTCGGGGAATGATAGGTCAAGTGGTGGGGCAATGGACAGCCGTGACGGAAGATCGTGAGTCCCCCTTGTCCTCCTAAGGTACCTCAGGAGGATATGTGATTTCTTAAGGAGCCGCGCACGGAGTGTACTCACGGAGTAAGCGGAACCGCAGAAGGTTCGGGGCTCCTTCCCGCTTACTCCGTGAGTACACTCCGTGCGCGGCTCCTTAAGAAATCACATACTCTCAGGCTGACAAAACTTGCGATCCCGCCTGCATCACTCCCCCCGCAGGTCGTAACAGATGATCCTCGGATCCTTCTTCGATCGGCCGTCCGGGTTGTTCTGGCAGATGTACAAAAGTCCATGGCTCAGCACCGGCGGCGTCCAGGTCTCTGACGCCGCGAACAACCAGGCGCGCTGCTTTTCCTTGAACTCTTTCGGCGTCAGCTCCACTCGCAGCAGATGGCCGAACTCGCCGAGCATCCACATCTTTCCGTCGGCCTGCAGCAGGTGCGCGCGGTACGTCCCGGCGATCAGCAGGCGTTCGCCGACGGGTTCCTTCCATTCCGGCTGCATCTTCCACTGCTCTTTGCCGGTCGCGGCATCGACGCAGGCCAGGAATGCGTCGTTCGGTCCGTGCCCGTCCACGCCGTACAGGAATCCGTCCTGGTGAATTGCCACCATGAAGTGCGTGCCGAATCCCTTGTTTTCCCACAGTAGCTTGGGTTTGAAATCGGGCGTAATCTCAAGCATCGCGCCGCCGGACCCGTAGCACTCGGAAATGAAGACGCGGTTGCCGATCACGAGGGGGTTGGACGCGTTAACCGATTCGCGCCGATCGCCGCGCCAGGGGAAGGCAAAGTCGAGCTTTCCGTCGGCCGGATCGATGCAGAGCAGCCCACCGGTGACCGGCTCGCCAATGTTGGTCTCGCCGCCCGCGAAGACCAATACGCGCCGCTTGCCATGCAGGGTCGCCGGCACCGGCGACGCATAGCTCATCGCCCAGTCTTTTCCGGTGCCCCACACGAGCCCGCCCGACTTGCAGTCCAGCGCGATCACGCACGGGCCATCGGGCACCGCGCCGGCGTTGATGATCAGCTTGTCCCCTTCGATCAACGGCGTACTGCCGAGCCCGAAGAAGCCGGCGCGCAGCTTGAACTCCTTCCGCAGGTCACGCGACCACCGCAACCGGCCGGTCGTCAATTCCAGGCAGTGCAGTTTGCCTTCGTTGCCGAACACGTAGACCGAATCGTGGCCAATGACGGGCGTGGCGCGCGGGCCGTCCGAGTAGCCGTAGCGGTCGCGGTAAGCCGTGGCGTAATCGAACTGCCAGTAGCGCTCGCCGCTGGTGGCCGCGACGCAGTCCACGGTGTCGCGGTCGCCCACGCGATGAAACAGGATCAGGCGGTCGCCGATGACGGCGGGAGCCGCGTAGCCGGACCCCTTGTTCATCTCCCAGACCGCACGCGGGCCAGCCGCCGGCCAGGCGTCGAGCAGTTTGGTCTCCGGGATGACCATGTTGTGGTTCGGCCCGAGGAAGCTGGCCGAGTCCTCCGTCCTGGCACCAGCGGCGAGAGGCCGGGGCGCGGCGTGGAACGTGGCCTGGCCGTTGGGCTTGGCCGGCGGCGCGTCCATCGCCGCCAATGTGTGAACGGTCGGCGGAGCCGGATCGGCCGCGCGGACATGGTTTGCATTTGCAATCGATCCTAGGATTGCAAATGCAGTGAAGATCACTCGTCGTGACATGGCTGCTCCTTGACGCCGATCCTATCAGGCCGCCACCACCAGAACAGGTCGTCGCCCTTACCGGCGCAGCCGCACGCGAATCGGCCCCTTCGCGGCACTCAGATCAACTACCCGCCCGCGCTGCGTGATATCGACCAGGCCCCGATCCACCAGCCGCCTGGCCGCCCGCCGGGCATCCTCCATGAGCTCCCGCCAGCCGGCCGGATCGACAAGTCGCGCCGCTTCCGAAGGGCAAACCGTCGCGCCGACAGTCCGGCACGCCAGCAGATCGAGCAGGGCACGCTCGAGCTTCAGATCGACTTCGCCCACCCCTCTGCGCCGACACGCGTCGGAGCAATATTTCACGCCACCCCAATCGCGAGCCCATTTCTTCCGCCAAGTGATCCTGCGGCCGCAGGCGACACAGGCCTTTTCCGGCAGGGTTTCACGCGACGGGTTTGCCATGGCAACACAATAGTCGCGGGCGACAAGGGGCGCCCCGACCATCTTCCATCCTCGTCGACGATGCGCAAAACGTCGTCCGATGAATTGCGTAACGGCTGGCACCCTAACATCTGCGCCTCGGCCGCGACAATTTGCCGTGGTGCGACTTTGGGTATCCTGTCGCGAGCATGTCCAAGGTTTGTGGATAACCCGGTCACAACCTACAACCCGTAGTGTGTCCGCAGACAGATTCGACAACCCCGCCGCCCCCCTTCATTCGCACCAGATCCGCGTGGATACAGCCGAAGAGCTGGTCACCGTGCAGATCGGCGGCGAAGGGTCTGTTCCCGGGGGATTCGCCAAGTTTTTCAATCGAGTGGTCGATTCCGAGGCGTGGGCCCACCTCTCCGACGCCGGGCGTGCCGCTTACATTCCGATGGTTCGCTTCGCGGACCACCGCAATCAGTACCGAGTGCAAATCGGCCAGGCCTCGCTGATGAAGTACGCCGGGCTGTCTCGGTCGTCGATCAAGCGCGCGATCAAGGACCTACTGCAGAGCAAACTGCTTGTACTCGTGGAGCAGGGCGGGGTTACGCCTGACGGGCGGAACGAATCCAACCTCTACCAGCTGATGGTCCCGGTCGACCCACGACCCCGACTTGGCACACCTGAAACGCCAACGGCGATCCCGTGGACCCACCGCAGCGCGGCAGGCATGGCAAGGGACGAAGCTCTCCGTCCGAACCCCCTCCCGGTCCAGCCGCGAACCCCCTCCCGGTTCGAAGTCGAACCCACCGCCGGGCCCGCCGAGAACCCGGTGGCGGGTCGGTCGCGAACCCCGTCCGGGGCGCGAAGAACCCACCCGGGTACGGTCACCGCTGACCCCCAATTAAGAAGCATCAAAGAAGTAGAAGACAACAACACGTCGTCACGCCTACCCCAACCTGTGGTACCCGTTCGGGAAGCGTCTACCGATGCTGCTGCTCTTTTGGTGGAGAATGGCGTAGAGGCACCAGTCGCTCGGAAGCTCGCCGGCGAGTTTCCCGTTTCGCGAATCGTCGATGTCATCGACACGATGAGGTTCCGCGCCGCACGCGGCAAGTGCGATAACCCCGGCGGATTCATCCGAGATGCGCTGGTCAAGCAGTGGCAAACGCCCCGTGCGGTGGTCGATGCCCGGGCCAAGGCCGAGGCCGCGGAGAAGTCCCGCATCGCGTCGGAACGGCAACGTCAGGCCGAGCAGGCAAAGGTCGCGACGGTGAACGCCGAGGACCGTCAGACCGAGCAGCTCATCGCCGCGCTGGACGACGACGAGCTGGAAATGCTCGCGATGGAGGTCCTGAAGAAGTACGACGGCAACACGGCCGTCCTGGCCGTCCTCACCCGCAAGCCGCCACGGCAGTGCCGCCTGATGAAGATGGAGATCGCGGGGATGCTGGGGCGGGGTTGAATGCTGTTTGCCGGCCTGGCTTGGCGGGCCGAAGATTCACCACGAAGCCGGGAAGGGCCATGAAGAACTACGGGCCCGCGCAGTCGCTCCATCTGTCATCCTGAGCGCAGCAAGGAACAACTCTTCTTCGTGCCCCTTCGTGTCGTTTATTCCTTCGTGGTGAATCTTCAGGCCGCTGAACCGGCGAGGTTCACGCCAAGACCTGCTTCACCACGTCCCCGCTCACATCCGTCAGCCGGAAGTTCCGCCCCATAAACGGGTAGGTCAGCCGCTTGTGGTCGAGGCCGAGCAGGTGCAGCGCGGTGGCGTGCAGGTCGGGGACGCTGACTCCGTTCTCGACGACGTTGTAGCCGAAGTCGTCCGTCACGCCGTGGACCACGCCACCCTTCACGCCGCCGCCGGCCAGCCAGACGCTGAACGCGCGGGCGTGATGGTCGCGCCCCTTGCCGGCCTCGGCGGTGGGAGTGCGGCCGAACTCGCCGCCCCAGATCACCAGTGTGCTGTCGAGCATACCGCGGCTCTTGAGGTCGCGCAGCAGCCCGGCGATGGGCACATCGGTCTCGGCGCAATGCAGGTCGTGGTTCTTCTTGAGGTCGTCGTGCGCGTCCCACGCCTTGGGGCCTTCGTTGCCGCCGCTGTAGAGCTGCACGTACCGCACGCCACGCTCGACCAGCCGGCGGGCCAGCAGGCAGTTCCGCCCGAAGTGCTGCGATACCTTGTTGTCGATGCCGTAAAGGCTTTGCGTGGCGGCGGATTCTTTGCTGAGGTCCACCGCCTCGGCGGCGTGGGACTGCATGTGATACGCCAGCTCGTAGCTGGCGATCCGCGCCGCCAGCGCGCTTTCGCCGGGGTTCTCGGCCAAGTGCTTTTCGTTCCACTTGGAGAGTAAGTCGAGCCGGGCGCGCTGCTGCTGATCGCTCACGCCGGCCGGCGGATTAAGGTATGCGATCGGCGTCGCGCCCGACCGGAACGGCACGCCCTGGTAGTTGGCGGGCATGAAGCCGTTGGACCAGTTCATCGCGCCGTTGACCGGCGCGCCCTGGTGGTCCATCAGCACGACGAACGACGGCAGGTTGGCGTTCTCGGTCCCCAGCCCGTACGTCACCCACGACCCCATCGCCGGCCGCCCGGCGAAGCGCGACCCCGACTGCATCTGGAACAGCGCCGGCCCGTGGTTGTTGCTCTCGCAGTGCATCGACCGGATGACCGCCAGCTCGTCGGCGAGCTTGGCGACCTCGGGGTATTTCTCGGAGATGTCGATCCCGGCCGAGCCGTACTTCTTGAACGCGTACGGAGACGGCATGGCGGCGTTCTTGGTCTTGCCCGCCATGAACGCGTCTTCAGGCCGAAAGGTAGGGATCGGTTTGCCGGCGTATTTTTCGAGCGTGGGCTTGGGGTCAAAGAGATCGATGTGGCTCGGCCCGCCGTACATGAACAGGAAGATGACGGCCTTGGCTTTCGCCGCGTAGTGGGGAACATTCGCGCCGCTGATGGATGCCGCCGAAGCCAGCGGGACACCGTTCTCGGCGGCGCGCGCCGCATCGGCACCCATCATGCCGCGCAGGGCAAACAGCCCAAACCCCGCGCCGGTGTTGGCGAGCCATTGTCGGCGTGTCCAATTCAACATCGCGTCTCTTTCCCCCTCTCCCCTGTACTCGGGGGAGAGGGTTGGGGTGAGGGGCCGAACCGAGACAACGGGAGTCTTTAAGGAGCCGCGCACGGAGTGTACTCACGAAGTAAGCGGGAACCGTGACGGTCCGGGCCCCATCCCGCTTACTGCGTGAGTACACTCCGTGCGCGGCTCCTCAAGAAATCACAACCTCTGAGGTACTCCGAAGAACCTACGCACAGGGCAGAGCAGGATCAATCCACATACACAAACTCATTACTGTTCATCAGCACGTGGCACAAATCCGCCAGCGCCAGCTTCGCCGATTCATCCCGCTTGCC is part of the Humisphaera borealis genome and encodes:
- a CDS encoding DUF2256 and DUF3253 domain-containing protein, which gives rise to MANPSRETLPEKACVACGRRITWRKKWARDWGGVKYCSDACRRRGVGEVDLKLERALLDLLACRTVGATVCPSEAARLVDPAGWRELMEDARRAARRLVDRGLVDITQRGRVVDLSAAKGPIRVRLRR
- a CDS encoding DUF1501 domain-containing protein, producing MLNWTRRQWLANTGAGFGLFALRGMMGADAARAAENGVPLASAASISGANVPHYAAKAKAVIFLFMYGGPSHIDLFDPKPTLEKYAGKPIPTFRPEDAFMAGKTKNAAMPSPYAFKKYGSAGIDISEKYPEVAKLADELAVIRSMHCESNNHGPALFQMQSGSRFAGRPAMGSWVTYGLGTENANLPSFVVLMDHQGAPVNGAMNWSNGFMPANYQGVPFRSGATPIAYLNPPAGVSDQQQRARLDLLSKWNEKHLAENPGESALAARIASYELAYHMQSHAAEAVDLSKESAATQSLYGIDNKVSQHFGRNCLLARRLVERGVRYVQLYSGGNEGPKAWDAHDDLKKNHDLHCAETDVPIAGLLRDLKSRGMLDSTLVIWGGEFGRTPTAEAGKGRDHHARAFSVWLAGGGVKGGVVHGVTDDFGYNVVENGVSVPDLHATALHLLGLDHKRLTYPFMGRNFRLTDVSGDVVKQVLA
- a CDS encoding PQQ-binding-like beta-propeller repeat protein — translated: MSRRVIFTAFAILGSIANANHVRAADPAPPTVHTLAAMDAPPAKPNGQATFHAAPRPLAAGARTEDSASFLGPNHNMVIPETKLLDAWPAAGPRAVWEMNKGSGYAAPAVIGDRLILFHRVGDRDTVDCVAATSGERYWQFDYATAYRDRYGYSDGPRATPVIGHDSVYVFGNEGKLHCLELTTGRLRWSRDLRKEFKLRAGFFGLGSTPLIEGDKLIINAGAVPDGPCVIALDCKSGGLVWGTGKDWAMSYASPVPATLHGKRRVLVFAGGETNIGEPVTGGLLCIDPADGKLDFAFPWRGDRRESVNASNPLVIGNRVFISECYGSGGAMLEITPDFKPKLLWENKGFGTHFMVAIHQDGFLYGVDGHGPNDAFLACVDAATGKEQWKMQPEWKEPVGERLLIAGTYRAHLLQADGKMWMLGEFGHLLRVELTPKEFKEKQRAWLFAASETWTPPVLSHGLLYICQNNPDGRSKKDPRIICYDLRGE
- a CDS encoding helix-turn-helix domain-containing protein, whose protein sequence is MSADRFDNPAAPLHSHQIRVDTAEELVTVQIGGEGSVPGGFAKFFNRVVDSEAWAHLSDAGRAAYIPMVRFADHRNQYRVQIGQASLMKYAGLSRSSIKRAIKDLLQSKLLVLVEQGGVTPDGRNESNLYQLMVPVDPRPRLGTPETPTAIPWTHRSAAGMARDEALRPNPLPVQPRTPSRFEVEPTAGPAENPVAGRSRTPSGARRTHPGTVTADPQLRSIKEVEDNNTSSRLPQPVVPVREASTDAAALLVENGVEAPVARKLAGEFPVSRIVDVIDTMRFRAARGKCDNPGGFIRDALVKQWQTPRAVVDARAKAEAAEKSRIASERQRQAEQAKVATVNAEDRQTEQLIAALDDDELEMLAMEVLKKYDGNTAVLAVLTRKPPRQCRLMKMEIAGMLGRG
- a CDS encoding PQQ-binding-like beta-propeller repeat protein — protein: MKNVWWISVTVVLACVSGALLLGRLGGCRGQDLNTSIGVRQTYKPAEGEKFAAVEDWPAWRGPRGDGISREAVGDAWPTEGLKRLWTADVGLGFSSPIAVGDRLYLFSLNKGKDNLSCFNAQTGELVWTDESDAGWTKDYEGTRATPAVVGDRIYTYGGLGEVACRDIRSGKPVWKKNALAAVGGETPQWGTASSPLIYDGKVIVQAGGGASIAVALSVETGELAWKSQATGSGSYAHPMVVDVDGTKQLVVFAADAVLGMNPQTGATIWREAWNTSYGVNSTTPVYRDRHLYVSSAYGMGGMMLKLSPAAAQKLWAKKDIKSKFQGLILDGDTLIGNSDPGSLIAIAWPDGGRRWKADDSALNPGMGGSIVKAAGDKMIVMSEEGKLSLTRVSPTGIQLLSQFQAFDDVRQVWSTPLLYAGRLYAKGPKELVCFELK